The region GCGTATTCGCACACCTGTGCCATAACCGAATCTAGCACATTCCGTACGACTGTGCGAATATGGGGTATGCCGAAGATCGTGGACACCGCCGAACGCAACCGGATCGTCTCCGAGGCGGCCTGGCGGGTGATGGTGCGCGACGGGCTCACCGCGCTGTCCGTGCGCAACGTCGCCGCCGAGGCCAACCTGCCCCCGTCGTCGCTGCGGTACACGTTCCCCACCCAGGCGAGCGTGCGCGACAGCGCCGTCGCGCTGCTCGTGGAGCGCATGGCCGAGCGGGTGGCGCGGCACGGCGAGAGCGGCGCAGACGACACGGCCGAAGCAGACGCCAGCACCGCCCGAGCCATCCTGCTCGAGCTCCTCCCCCTCGACGACGAGCGCCGCGTCGAGATGGAGGTCTCGCTCGCCCTCGGCGCGATGGCGGCCACCGACCGCGCCCTCTGGCAGGCGCACCAGAGAACGCACCTCGCCGTGCGCGAGGCGTGCGTGCGTGCGCTCGCACTGCTCGGCGCCGATCCGCGCGACGTCGACGGCACCCACGCCCTCATCGACGGCCTCGCGCTGCACCTCGTGCGGCAGGCACCGACGACGGGCGACGCCTGGGCACTGCGCGCGCTCGACGCCCACCTGCACCGGCTGCGCACCCCGGCCGGCTAGCGGAACACCCGCCGGCCAAGGCGACGGCGGCGGCGACGAGCGGCATTGGCGCTACACGGCACTTTTTGGCCTATCGGATAATGGCTCTTCCCGATTACCCGCAAAGGCCGATATGGGCGAGATCTCGCGCGACCCCACCCGTCCAGCGTTTTACTTGCTGGACACATTGCGATGGGCGTGTCTATTTGCTTAGTACATGCTCACGCGCACAAGCTGGACATGCAAAAACCCCCGCACTTCAGGGCGGGGGCCGTGCATTCAACTAAAGAGAGGAGAAACAAATGGCGAAGCGTGTTAAACGCAAACCGTTTGAGACTGCTATCAGTCTCGTTACCAAGATGCTTGCAACATCTGGTTTCGGTGGATTGATGGTTGTTCTTGGTATCTACTTTTCCCGGTAGCTATGCCAACTAGGTTGACACATCTCAATAGTGACACATTTGTACCACAGCTAGTGACGAACTATTGGTGTGTCACTAGCGGTGAATACGGAGTTAGTTCCAGTGATACTGGAACTAACTCCGTATTACATTTCGTGAAAATGAACTTATTCGCACGGTGCCTGCATACCCTCCGGAGGCTGTCACCTAATCGCGCTCCAACATCAAAATCGGGGGTGCTTCCGAGACAGCCCGAAAGGCAGTTGCGGACCTCGAAGACGGGTCGCCGATAGAGTCCGACCTCAGCGCCCGCCGGGCTACCGCACCCCGCGCATCATCCGCAATACCGGTCGCGCGAAGGCGACGAGCACCGCCCCGATCACCACCGCGATCGTGCCGATCACGCCGAAGTAGGGCACCTCGTTCTGCGGGTCGTATAGGCCCGCGAGCTGCCCCGACGCCGCGGAGCCCAGGGCCACCGACAGGAAGAACAGCGCCACCATCTGGGTGCGGAACCGCGCGGGCGCCAGCTTGGTCGACACCGACAGCCCGATCGGCGAGAGCAGCAGCTCGGCGACCGTGAACACCAACAGGATCAGCACCAGCGCGAGCAGCGGCGTCCCGTTCGCGCCGGTCGCCACGAACGGCAGGAAGAGCAGGAAGCCGAGGCCGACACCGATCGTGCCGAGTCCGAACTTCACCGGCGTGGTGGGCTGGCGCGTGCCGAGCCGGGTCCACAGTGCCGCGAACACGCCCGACAGCACGATGATGAAGATCGGGTTGATCGACTGCACCCACGACACCGGGAACTCCCAGCCGAACAGACTGCGGTCGAGCCGTTCGTCGGAGTAGATCGTGATCACCGTGAACTGCTGCTGGTAGATCGACCAGAAGGCCGCGCTCGTGAGGAAGAGCGGGATGAACGCGAACACCCGGCTGCGTTCGTCCGAGGTGAGCCCGGCCGACGACAGGATCACCACGAAATACGCGACCGCGGCGAGCGCCGTCACCACGATCACGATGATCGCGAGGTTCTCCGCGGTGATGAGTCCGGCCAGCACGAGCACCACGACCGCCACCACGACGACGACGGTCGCGACGATCACCAGCGGGTAGCGTTGCCGCGGCAGCGGGTTGGGGATCTCCCGCGCGACATCCGGCAGCCTCTTGCGGCCGAACGCATACTGCACGAGCCCGGCCGCCATGCCGACCGCCGCGAGGCCGAACCCGAAATGGAACCCGGCGGTGGTCTGCAGCAGGCCCGTGAGCAGCGGCCCGAAGAACGCGCCGAGGTTGATGCCGAGGTAGTAGAGCGAGAATCCGGCGTCGCGGCGCGTGTCGTCGGCCGAGTAGAGCGTTCCGACGATCGAGGTCGCCGTCGCCTTGAGCCCGCCGCTGCCGAGCGCGATGCAGATGAGGCCGACCCCCACGCCCGCGAATCCGGGCAGCACGGCGAGCGCGATGTGCCCGACCATGACCACCGTGGCGCTGATGAACAGCACCCGCTCGCTGCTCAGCAGGCGGTCGGCGACCCAGGCGCCGAGCACCGTCGCGAGGTAGACCCCGCCGCCGTACGCGCCCACGATGCCCGCCGCCACGGTCTGGTCGACGCCGAGGCCGCCGTCGGCCACCGAGTAGTACAGGTAGATGAGCAGGATGCCCTGCATGCCGTAGAACGAGAACCGCTCCCACGTCTCGACTCCGAAGAGGGTGGCGAGGGCCCGCGGTTGCCCGAAGAAGCCGGTGTCGCGCGCGACGCCGCTGTCAGTGTGGCTCATGCCCCCAGAGCTACACCCTCGGTGGCGCCTGCGCAAACGCACGCGCCCGGTCGAGCGCGCGGGCCAGCCTCTCGACACC is a window of Conyzicola nivalis DNA encoding:
- a CDS encoding TetR/AcrR family transcriptional regulator, yielding MPKIVDTAERNRIVSEAAWRVMVRDGLTALSVRNVAAEANLPPSSLRYTFPTQASVRDSAVALLVERMAERVARHGESGADDTAEADASTARAILLELLPLDDERRVEMEVSLALGAMAATDRALWQAHQRTHLAVREACVRALALLGADPRDVDGTHALIDGLALHLVRQAPTTGDAWALRALDAHLHRLRTPAG
- a CDS encoding peptide MFS transporter — translated: MSHTDSGVARDTGFFGQPRALATLFGVETWERFSFYGMQGILLIYLYYSVADGGLGVDQTVAAGIVGAYGGGVYLATVLGAWVADRLLSSERVLFISATVVMVGHIALAVLPGFAGVGVGLICIALGSGGLKATATSIVGTLYSADDTRRDAGFSLYYLGINLGAFFGPLLTGLLQTTAGFHFGFGLAAVGMAAGLVQYAFGRKRLPDVAREIPNPLPRQRYPLVIVATVVVVVAVVVLVLAGLITAENLAIIVIVVTALAAVAYFVVILSSAGLTSDERSRVFAFIPLFLTSAAFWSIYQQQFTVITIYSDERLDRSLFGWEFPVSWVQSINPIFIIVLSGVFAALWTRLGTRQPTTPVKFGLGTIGVGLGFLLFLPFVATGANGTPLLALVLILLVFTVAELLLSPIGLSVSTKLAPARFRTQMVALFFLSVALGSAASGQLAGLYDPQNEVPYFGVIGTIAVVIGAVLVAFARPVLRMMRGVR